ACCGCGGCGGTGATGCACGAGCACGCCTCGAAGGTGTTCGACACCGCCGAACTGGCGATGGACCGGGTCGACGACTACGTCTTCGACCGCAGCTGGACCCAGATCGCCGCGCCCGCCACCGGCGGCTTCCTGGCGAGCCTGAAGGCGCCGCTGGCCCAGGCCCGGGCGGTGTGGGTGGTCGATCCGCAGGGGAAGATCCAGGCCTCGAGCCGCGAGGCCGATCTCGGCCGCGACCTCGCGGCCCGGGACGTGTTCTCGGTCCACCGCCCGCGCGACATCGGCATCTATGTCAGCCCCGCCGTGCGGGAGGCGGACGGCACCACCGCCTTCATGGTCAGCCGCCGCCGCTCGACCGACGACGGGCGCTTCGACGGCGTGATCGTGATCGCGCTCGGCACCGAGTATTTCGGCCGCTTCTACGCCGAGATCGCCGCCCCCACCGACCACCGGGCGATGCTCCTGCGCGCCGACGGCGCGATCCTGGTGCGCGAGCCGCCGGGCCCCGACGTCGACGAGCGCCTCGCCCCGGCCGATCCGCTGCTGCGGGCGATCCGCGCCCGGCCGCAGGGGGGCGCCGCCACCGGCACCCCGCCGGGGGAGGCCGAGCGGCTCTACGCCTGGCGGCGCATCGGCGATTATCCGGTCGAGGTCGCCTTCTCGGTCGAGACCGTGATCGCCCTCGACCGCTGGTACGACAACCTGCGGGTCTACGGCCTCGTCGCCACCGTCTCGGCCCTGACCCTGGTGCTGATGGCCTGGCTGGCGCTGGCCCGGGCGCGGGCCGAGCAGCAGGCTTTGGCCGACCTCAAGCGCGAGCACGCCCAGCGCCTCGCCGCCGAGAACCAGCTGCGCCAGTCGCAGAAGATGGAGGCGGTGGGCCAGCTCACCGGCGGCATCGCCCACGACTTCAACAACCTGCTGGCGGTCATCACCGGCTCGCTCGAACTGGTGCAGCGCCGCATCGCCCGAGGGGACACCGATGTCGGCCGCTTCATCGCCGGCGCCCTCGACGGCACCGACCGGGCGGCGAAGCTCACTCACCGGCTCCTCGCCTTCGCCCGCCAGCAGCCCCTGGAACCGCGCCCGACCGATCCGAACCGCCTCGTCGGCGGCATGATCGACCTCCTGCGGCGCACGCTGGGCGAGACCGTCCGGGTCGAGACCCGGCTGATGCCCGACCCGCCGGCGATCTTCGTCGACCAGAACCAGCTCGAGAACGCGATCCTCAATCTCGCGGTCAATGCCCGCGACGCGATGCCGGGCGGCGGGCGGCTCTCCCTGGAGACGGCGCACGGCGCCCTCGACGACGGCACCCGGGCCGTGTCCGTGACGGTGCGGGACA
This is a stretch of genomic DNA from Methylobacterium sp. 17Sr1-1. It encodes these proteins:
- a CDS encoding hybrid sensor histidine kinase/response regulator, which translates into the protein MSLSTVRLHQLLVAAAFLVPCVVLVGAAWWNRAEVLREEDSAVVRTAAVMHEHASKVFDTAELAMDRVDDYVFDRSWTQIAAPATGGFLASLKAPLAQARAVWVVDPQGKIQASSREADLGRDLAARDVFSVHRPRDIGIYVSPAVREADGTTAFMVSRRRSTDDGRFDGVIVIALGTEYFGRFYAEIAAPTDHRAMLLRADGAILVREPPGPDVDERLAPADPLLRAIRARPQGGAATGTPPGEAERLYAWRRIGDYPVEVAFSVETVIALDRWYDNLRVYGLVATVSALTLVLMAWLALARARAEQQALADLKREHAQRLAAENQLRQSQKMEAVGQLTGGIAHDFNNLLAVITGSLELVQRRIARGDTDVGRFIAGALDGTDRAAKLTHRLLAFARQQPLEPRPTDPNRLVGGMIDLLRRTLGETVRVETRLMPDPPAIFVDQNQLENAILNLAVNARDAMPGGGRLSLETAHGALDDGTRAVSVTVRDTGTGMPPDVVARAFEPFFTTKPQGRGTGLGLSQVYGFVTQSGGRVRIDSQPGQGTAIELTLPVSADGVPAETAGRSLLAAAVPGRARQTVLVVEDDAAVRLASAETIGELGYRTVTAPDGAAALAALDSERDVAVLFTDVVMPGLDGPTLAAEARRRRPALKVIFATGHPRDDEQDGPRPGPGETVLRKPFTIEALAEALEAASRAEASA